In Brachybacterium fresconis, the genomic stretch GGTGGGTGTCGGCGAAGCCGTCGGGGCCGGTGCAGGCGTTGGCCCCGCCGGAGTTCAGCACCACGGCGCGCGCCCGGCCGTCGGCGACGGCCTCGCGCGACCAGAGGACGGGGGCGGCCTGCACGCGGTTGGCGGTGAAGACGGCGGCCGCGGTGTCGCGGGGGCCGTCGTTGACGACGAGGGCGAGGTCCGGGGCGGCGGCGGGCTTGATGCCGGCGTCGAGGCCGATGGCGCGGAAGCCGTGGGGACGGGTGATCGACACGAGGTCTCCTCTGTCGGGTCGGTCGGGACGGGGCCGACGGTGCGGGGCTGCGGTGGGGTGAGCCGGGACGGTGTGCGCTGCGGGGGGACGCGGGCTCAGGGGGCGATCGCGGTGCGGGTGAGGCCGGTGCCCTCCTCGATCCCCAGAGCGAGGTTCAGCGACTGCAGCGCGGCGCCGGCCGTGCCCTTGACCAGGTTGTCGATCGCTGCGATCACGGTGGCCTGGCCGCTTCGGGGGTCGGTCGCGGCGCCCAGGCGGATGGTGTTCGCCCCGACCACCTCCCCGGTGGAGGGGAAGACCCCCTCCTCGAGCACGGTCACGAAGTGCTCTTCGGCGTAGTCGGCACGCAGGGCGTCCAGCAGATCCGCGGTGGTCGTCGAGTCGGTCACCGGCGCCGTGATCACCGCGAGGATGCCGCGGCTCATCGGCACCAGCACGGGGGTGAAGCCCAGGCGGAGATCCTCGCGCCCAGAGGCGCGGCGCAGATTCTGGAGCACCTCGGGGACGTGCCGGTGGGTGCCGCCGACGGCATAGGCCGAGGCGGCCCCGGAGATCTCGCTGAACAGCAGGTGCTGCTTGGGGGCACGGCCCGCGCCGGAGGGGCCGACGGGCAGCACGGCGCTCATCCGGGTGGCGTCGATCAGCTCGGCGCGCACCAGCGGGGCCAGGGCAAGAGAGACGGCGGTGGCGTTGCAGCCGGGGACGGCGATCTCCCGGGCGCCGACCAGCAGCTCGCGCTGGCGGCGGCCGTCGGCCAGCGGCAGTTCGGGCATGCCGTAGGTCCAGGTGCCGGAGTGCTCGCTGCCGTAGTACGCCGCCCAGTCCTCGGCGCTCTCGAGCCGATGGTCGGCGCCGAGGTCGAGCACCAGCACGTCTGGGTCCTCGACCCGCAGGGCGGCGGCGATCTGTCCCGACTGCCCGTGGGGCAGGGCGAGGATCACCACGTCGTGGCCGCGCAGCGTCTCCACCGTGGTCTCCTGCAGCACGGGGTCGTGCCCGAGGTCGATGTGCGGGGCGACCTGGCTGAGGCGCTTGCCGGCGCTCGAGTGCGCGGTGACGGTGGCGACTTCGATGCCAGGGTGCCCGGCCAGCAGGCGCAGCGCTTCCCCGCCGGCGTACCCGGACGCCCCGACGACGGCCGCTCGCGGCAGGCGCGTGGGTGCCGCACTCGCCGCCGCGGGCGCGGGGGCGGTGATCGCGGACGCAGGGGTCGCAGGAGTGGGGGCACCCGGTGCAGAGGTCATGTCGGAAGTATATACAGCTGACTGCATGATCAGCCAATGGGATTCCTGCGGGTGCCGTCACATCGGCCGACCGAGCCCGGCGCACCGTCCGCCCGAGTCCCGACCCGCGAGAGCTCAGGCCCGGTCGAGCATGCGGTGCTTGAGCCGCTTGCTCCACTCGTAGGTGGTGTGGTGGATCTCGTCGTCCTTGAAGGCGACGCCATCACGGCCATCACCCAGACGCCGCCGGACCAGGTCGATCAGATCATCGAGCACTGCCAGGTCCTGCAGCAGGCCGTCGCCGACGACGCTCCGTACATCCCGGTGCAGTCCAACGGCGCGGGCGGCATGTTCACGACGAAGCAGTGGTCCGGGCTCAAGCAGGCCGAGGAGATCGACTACTTCCCGCGCGTCGACGGCTACAACAACATGATCCGGACCATCGCCGACTTCACGCCGACGAAGGGCTGATCAGTTCAGCGCAAGGACCACCCGCACGGGCCCGCCCCGCACCCCGAGGAGGGTGCCGGGCTGGCCCGTGCGACGAGTGCAGCCGCTGCCTGGCGGAGCAGCGGAGGCATCCGTCTCACCCGTACTGGGCCGTACTGCCGTAGAACGGCCCGGTGAACGCGGAGACCAGCTCGGACTGGTCGCTGGGCTGCAGCTGGTAGGTCACCAGCGCCCCGTACCCTCCCTCGAGAGTCCGCTCGGCGAAATCACCGACGAGCTCCGGGGTCGTGGCGCTGCCGGCGCGGAAGTCGACGGCGGCGGCCCCGTACCGCGAGCGAGGAAGCCCCGGCACATCGAGATCGAGGAACGCGCCGTAGTAGGGGTTCCAGGCATAGTCGATGGCGTCTCCGACTCGTCGGCCCTCGAACACCTGGTGCTCCGCAGCAGGCCCGATGACATAGAAGCTGATCAGCTTGTTCGGCAGATGCTTGCGCAGCGACTCGACCAGGTCGACGAACGAGTGCTCGTTGGGCATCCCGGTGCCGTTCTTGCCGTACTCGACCCACTCGTCGTCGAGATCCACCCCGTCCAGCCCGTAGCGGCGCACCGTGGTGGCGACCTCCTGCGCGAACCGATCAGCGGCGTGCGCGTCGGGGAAGTTGGCGAAGCCGGCCCCCTGGTGGTTGCCGAGGACCGACAGCGTGACCTTGATCCCCAGCTCCTGGAGCGGGCGCACGAGGGTGTCGCCATGATCGAGGACGTGCTGGACGTTCTCGTTGAGGTGCAGGTAGGCACGCTCGCCGTCGTAGTTGATGTTCGCCGCGAAGATGACGGCGACGTCGAATGCGGCGCTCCCGTCGTCGAGCGTGTACCGGCCGACGTTCTCCAGGGTGTTGTCGTTGACCTCTATGTAGGCGATGGAGACGGGGCTGCGTCCGGGCCGACGGACGGGATCGGCCTGGGCGGGGCCGGCGAGCGCTGCGGCGGAGAGCCCGCCGAGGGCGAGACCTCCGGTCCCTGCGAGCATCGTCCTGCGAGAGATGGCTGCCATGAGGTCTCCTCCGGTGAGGTCGTGGTCGATGCCCGGCGGGCTGTGCGTCGTCGCACGACGAAGACCCTAGCCACTTCACCGCATAAGTACCAGACGCCGACCGTCCGATTCCTGCACGAGAGCGTCCCTCGTCGTCGCCCCGGCTCCCACGACTCCGGCACCATCCCTCAGCCGCGCTCCCCCATCACCCGTGCGAAGGGCACCAGCCAGGTGTCGAGCAGTTCGAGCGTCTCGCGCTCCCCGAGCGCCTCGGGACTGTCGCACCAGACCGAGAGCGAGGCGCCG encodes the following:
- the argC gene encoding N-acetyl-gamma-glutamyl-phosphate reductase — translated: MTSAPGAPTPATPASAITAPAPAAASAAPTRLPRAAVVGASGYAGGEALRLLAGHPGIEVATVTAHSSAGKRLSQVAPHIDLGHDPVLQETTVETLRGHDVVILALPHGQSGQIAAALRVEDPDVLVLDLGADHRLESAEDWAAYYGSEHSGTWTYGMPELPLADGRRQRELLVGAREIAVPGCNATAVSLALAPLVRAELIDATRMSAVLPVGPSGAGRAPKQHLLFSEISGAASAYAVGGTHRHVPEVLQNLRRASGREDLRLGFTPVLVPMSRGILAVITAPVTDSTTTADLLDALRADYAEEHFVTVLEEGVFPSTGEVVGANTIRLGAATDPRSGQATVIAAIDNLVKGTAGAALQSLNLALGIEEGTGLTRTAIAP
- a CDS encoding endo-beta-N-acetylglucosaminidase H, with the protein product MAAISRRTMLAGTGGLALGGLSAAALAGPAQADPVRRPGRSPVSIAYIEVNDNTLENVGRYTLDDGSAAFDVAVIFAANINYDGERAYLHLNENVQHVLDHGDTLVRPLQELGIKVTLSVLGNHQGAGFANFPDAHAADRFAQEVATTVRRYGLDGVDLDDEWVEYGKNGTGMPNEHSFVDLVESLRKHLPNKLISFYVIGPAAEHQVFEGRRVGDAIDYAWNPYYGAFLDLDVPGLPRSRYGAAAVDFRAGSATTPELVGDFAERTLEGGYGALVTYQLQPSDQSELVSAFTGPFYGSTAQYG